The sequence AGCGATTTTATATCCTTAGCCTTACTTTCTATCGTTTCATCTCTTCTTGGAACAAATTCGGCCATTTCCTCGCTTAATTTAGCCATATTTGTTTGTAACTTCTTTAAAATTTCATTTTCTTTTAGTTCGTTAAATACTATTTCGTTTAATTTTTCAAAAGAATTTTCTTGATTAAAGAAATTTTTTGAAGGAGTATAAGAATATTTTTTTTCATTTTCTTCAATTTGTTTTTTTGCTTTTCTCTTTTTTTCTTTTTCAATATATCTTTCTAAATTTTCTTTTTTAAATTTTTCTAAAGCCTCTTTATATTCTTGACTTTTTGGTTCTAGATTTTCATTTTTTTGATTAAGTCTAGAAAATTGTTTTTTCATAGCATTGTTTATTTTTAACATGTCAATTTCTTGATCTTCAGTTTTTTCTTCAATGTTTTTTTCTTCTCTATGCAGTACCATCAGTTGCATATGTGGCGTATTTTCGTCCATATGAAGAACTGAAGACATTATCATTGTATTAGGAATAAATTTTTTTATTATATCAAATTGAGCTTGATACAAATTTTTCCATTCTTCTCTAGTTAACAAATATGAAATATTAACCCCTGTTATATGTTCAAATTCATTTGGAACTATAGAGAGATAAAAAAAAGAAACATCCTTTGAATTATTTGAAATTTTTTCGCTATTTTCTAAAATTTCATTGTATTCAAATTCATTAAAATTTTTAAATGTGTAGTTCAAATTTCTCAAATTTTTGTTAACATCATTTTTGTAATTTTCTAATTCTCTATGATGTTCATTAAGTAAATTTTTTATACTTTTTTTATTCTTATAAGAGTTAAATTTTGAAACTCTTTGTATGGAGTTAAACTGCATTTTGATCTCCTTTCAATTTTTATTATTTGAATATATTATATCATAGATTTTTTTATTAGTAAAATGTTATTGGCCTGTAGTGACATTTTTTGTCCCAAAAATATCACACAGGCAAGGGAGTTCCCTTGACCCCAAAGAGTATTGTAAATTTACAATACTCTTACCCCTCAAATTTTGCAAT comes from Streptobacillus felis and encodes:
- a CDS encoding plasmid recombination protein; translation: MQFNSIQRVSKFNSYKNKKSIKNLLNEHHRELENYKNDVNKNLRNLNYTFKNFNEFEYNEILENSEKISNNSKDVSFFYLSIVPNEFEHITGVNISYLLTREEWKNLYQAQFDIIKKFIPNTMIMSSVLHMDENTPHMQLMVLHREEKNIEEKTEDQEIDMLKINNAMKKQFSRLNQKNENLEPKSQEYKEALEKFKKENLERYIEKEKKRKAKKQIEENEKKYSYTPSKNFFNQENSFEKLNEIVFNELKENEILKKLQTNMAKLSEEMAEFVPRRDETIESKAKDIKSLKKEFKQELEALKYKLQIGTISENEENKLINIAIKEKMIEEKKNISLDQYLENEKKYSNTEYLKAIRVDRKEILDNLLNENKDLRKERLELKKEISKQVDFLNDIEPVEKNLEIIEKLRKLPKKTLGVTTIDTKELENGLNLLSKENLNELAYKKALNLKESEIKALNEEKEKLFKENIELKDRLSTYKYFHSYLEKKFPKFKDILDKAKEFLENTKYFTIYRSSLYEKELNQALNLKAEEKNKNLDKNFEK